One region of Armigeres subalbatus isolate Guangzhou_Male chromosome 3, GZ_Asu_2, whole genome shotgun sequence genomic DNA includes:
- the LOC134225303 gene encoding uncharacterized protein LOC134225303 translates to MLPRSEIAPLLKKAVDRMENLTSTLENGFKRCGLFPFNADSVNYSSLTSGSCKESSIMAPNFSQNDTLNAVQTLYQFESYLSQQQLKCFMQSQTGNWTGPVEDTGLFTVWKRMRDDTAGKSGETSSILETENICQLSEDEEPPFMGFPEAEIDVQGRIRDSENSVAHTLMDILNTSFPKPKKVQDSKPKKHKIHPPSVATGKAYEEYIEKIEKQKKEDELKKQKKKIERLLKKAAKEESVTKKRLDKIRIKV, encoded by the exons ATGCTCCCAAGAAGCGAAATCGCCCCGTTGCTTAAGAAAGCCGTTGATAGAATGGAAAATCTAACTTCGACACTTGAAAATGGATTTAAACGATGTGGGTTGTTCCCGTTCAACGCTGATTCAGTGAATTACAGCTCATTGACATCTGGATCCTGCAAGGAATCATCGATCATGGCTCCGAATTTTTCCCAAAATGACACTTTAAATGCCGTACAAACACTTTATCAATTTGAATCATATTTGTCGCAGCAACAATTGAAATGTTTTATGCAGAGCCAAACTGGGAATTGGACTGGACCAGTAGAAGATACAGGCTTGTTCACGGTATGGAAACGAATGAGAGATGATACAGCAGGTAAATCGGGTGAAacaagttcgattctcgaaacAGAAAATATTTGTCAGCTCTCGGAGGATGAAGAACCGCCCTTTATGGGTTTCCCGGAAGCTGAAATTGATGTCCAAG GTAGAATCCGTGATTCTGAGAACAGCGTGGCTCACACTCTGATGGACATTTTGAACACATCATTTCCTAAACCTAAAAAGGTACAAGATTCCAAaccaaaaaaacacaaaattcaTCCTCCTTCCGTGGCTACTGGTAAGGCTTATGAAGAGTACATTGAAAAGATCGAgaaacagaagaaagaagacgaattaaagaagcagaaaaagaaaattgaaagaCTGTTGAAGAAAGCTGCCAAAGAGGAGAGTGTTACCAAGAAGCGATTAGATAAGATCCGCATAAAAGTGTAA